ttcatgtataaaattatatgctagtacaaaattaatatCCTCGCAACTTTTCATTgataaatagcaatcatattatcCAAATTACATCCCTCCAaccaaatcattttttttttaaagaaagaatATTAACATTGGAGAGCAGGCATATATAGCTCATCAAGCCAACATCAAATATCTAAGAGCTTTCATAATACATCTTGtcttcctttaaaaaaaaaattattgctcaTGAATTCCATTATCACCGCCTCCCCCTCTCCAACAACCCTCGGATACTATAGAACATGGCGACAAAAGGAAAAGTATTATATGTGGCATACTTCTGTGCTGTCCACTATTCGGTCACTAAATAGGACAAAAGAGGGACCAAAAGTGTTTATTTGGGAGAAGAACTGTAGAGAGACAGATCGAACATGGTCCAATTGTCGTGAGAAGAGAGTGGAAGCTCTTGACAACTGCTACAGTGTGAGCATTGGCGTGTGGGATTCCCTGCCTTAAGGTTGTAGTCCGGCACTCACGCCACACACGTGGGCATTGCCTATTCAGCAGGTGGGCATAAGATGCCTTTAAAAAATCCTTAGGAGAGTAACATTAGGTAGCACATAGATCTCGCACAAAATATTGACAGACATCTTATGTAATTCTCTTATGTCACATCTTAGCAAGGGTAGATCATGATTCTTCTCACCATCCGGTATATCCAAATATAAAAATTCTTTGTACTAcaatatctaaattattttactAGCACATCATGCAGGAAGCAAATCAAATTGTTGATTTCTTGACAAACTATGAAAAGCTTGGAATGATAGTGTTTTTGCTGACCTTGTCTTTTTAATTAGCGCTGCTAAGGAAATTGCTTTCGTGAGATTATAGAGAAGTTTCTTTACCCTTTGTTATCGGATCAATTTATAAATTGTAAAACTATCTATATTTGTGAGCTAAACTGATATATTCAGgaatgagaaattttttatgcaccgcGGGTAGGACAGAACTGCATGCATCATCCACGATGATTGATTCACATATAAGATTGAAAAAAAACAAATCTTTTTTTCGTGTACGGTGCTTTAGCCCTGTGCGTGAGCCAATCACCGCGGATGGTGCACACGTTCTGCACcgcccatggtgcacaaagaatttctcatcctTGATCAAGTAGGTTTGGTCGGTCACAAATTTCGATCTCGACAAAAAATTAGTGGGCTCCGGCCATTGATTTTTGAGTCTGATGGTGTTACCCAAAGTTTGCATAGCATCTATCATCTAACATGATTTATAGCCATATATCATATAAATGCAAAGCTATCATTCATCCTAGAACAGTTACTCAAATAGATTTTGCAATTGTTTATTCAATCTTGTATAAAAGCCAATCAATCTAGCAATATTTGGTATTCTCTGCttatcactaaaaaaaaaaaaaaaataatattgacaAAGAGTAGCTCAAATACTTCCACTGCACCTTGAGTTTACATGCATGTAAGTATAGATATCGCTTTTGAGTGTTTAGTGATACAAGTTGAACGTATGCTACCATATGTACGAATCCTCTGTAGTGCATCACATGATGTGATGCACTATGTATGTTGTTCATCGTGCGATGCACGGTGCGCATGATTGCGTGTGCACACGCACGATATGGTGCATCATGGTACCGTAAAGGATCTGCACTCATATTACTATACCAGGCCTAACTCACTCAATGTGCATACCTACATATCAAATATTTTGCTATATGAACCCTAGGGATCGACATATCTAGTCTATCTTGAGTTGTGTTTGGGCAATTAAAGAGAGCTCCCACGTAGGGCGTACCAGCTTAGCTCATATGCTAGACACTTGGTCCACATTCAAACTTGCTCATGCTAAATTATATATGTGGGCCTAACCTTAGTCTAAAAGAATCTACAAGTGACCTCAAGTTATAATCAAGAAAGGCCCCTCTTATCCAAATTTTACTTTGTAACCTAGGTCCCACGTTTATATCAAATttctacaaattttaaattttatgaaaaagggATAGAAGAGTTATTATGAATATAAATAATccattttatattttgatgaatgtagGTCGTATACTACACCTAATCTCATCCTTTCTAGGGGGGAAAAAAATCAGTCAAAagttaacaaactaaaaaaattgaaaatttgcTTTTAGCATGATACCAAGGCAAAGAGTCCTCTCTCACCCCCGTACTACATGTTTATGAATCCAAATCTAGTTCCGTAATTTTGTTTGTGTACAATGCTTAATTGGAAGAATAATTCTCAAAAAATTAGTCCTCCTTATTTTAAAGCAATATTTAGTATAATATTTATACTATATATTGCAATACATGTGCTGAATATATATGTGATACTATAAGTATTTAGCCAGGTCAGCCATGCAATGAGGCTCCAACATCATTGGCCCAGGCTCGGTACAATGCCAAATGGGGCCCAAATATCTCTGACCCAAACTCATCCAGTCCAACCTACTGAATATTGCAGGCTATTTGGGCTGGCCCAATATGTATACCCAGTGGATCAGTCTACAAGTTGGGGCATAGTTCATTAAATGACTGGTCATTGCAATGGCCCTTTAGAAGCATATGATCATAAGAACACAAATAAAATGGAGAGACTGTATACCAGAAAAAAACAAGTATTACATTTACAAGCATCGACAATCAAAATTAATAGGGTTAAATGACAAACACTGCCATCAAGATTCGAACTTAGATCGTCCTCTGATATGATGTGTTGCTTTTGAAAGCATGCAAAAAATTACAAATAGATGATAGACTTTAATATGTGTAGGAGTCATTTTGATTTGTTAAGCCATTtcgtttgatttggattaaattaATACATTAGGTTGGTCGTACATGTTAGTTCCACATCTTTGAACATTACTCATCAAGATTGATCAAGTCAACCATGATTTAGATTACCTAGTTTGTTGATATAAACATCATCTCTCACCCATTTATCTAACCTCTAGTTATGCATGATTTCCTTGGATTCATTGCATGTCATAGTACGTAAAAGGTGTAAAACATTGACCTTTCTAAAAGGCTAATTAGGCCTTAACCATATTTAATTCATTTAAAAACAAatgatttatttaaaattttcaaaatgctTTTAGCAACAACTCTGAGTTGATAGAAGTCTAAGAGCTAATTTCTGAAGAGCTATATGGTAAGAAAGCATATGTTGCAGCAAACCCTTTGGTTTTACATTCTTGTATTTTCTTTGCAGCCTTGAAGGTGCTGATTATTAAGCAAATAATATGGTTCTACAAGGAGGATTTGCCATGCTGTATGGGATGTGTtcatcttggccaaggtagtggTTTTTATCAATACCAAGTGCTCTCTGACACTGTGTAATTTAATCTTAGCCAAAATAAAAATTGTTACATTggcttgttcatatatatatcaaTGTATAAGCcacaattttttctaatttttcggtAATCTTAAGTAGATTTtactacttatatatatatatatatatccaaaaaaactcattacattaaattatatttaatcttggCCAAGCTATATGGGTTGATATTCGTTGACTTTGGCCAAGATCTCAGGATATCTTAGAATTTTCAAGTTCTTGTGCCCAGCATGTGAATCAAGATAATTCAAAGAGTTATGTTGTATATTGCCAAGTAATTGCTTTTGAGAGTCTATTTAGCAATAAGATGGATCAAATGTAAACAATAAAAGGCCAAATGACAAAAGGTCACCCCACGATCTCTCTGTACACCCTGTTGCCAAATCTGTTTCAGATAAAGTGCCATTTGGTCCATTTTGTTTGGTCCAAACTGGACATTGTTAAATGAGGTTTGAGTCTATTTTCAGGGCTGATGAATTAGAAGATCTAGGTGGGGTCCAAATTGGACAAGGGTTGGTCCGTACATGTCATCTGTGGCACCCTTTATCATGCACTAGCACTAGAACCAAATTGGGTCCCCTAATGTTCATCTGATGATCATTGGACGGTGATCGGCGGTGCCAGAGGCTACCCGGTGGAGCCCCTTTGTTTGACAACACATGCTTTTGGGGAGATAATAATGAGAAGAGCTTATGCCTATAATCCACAGATGAGAAGAGAATAGATGTCATAAAGTGGGTCTGTGTGTAGCTCTCAATTTGTCACGCATGAAGGTTCCAAGGTACAGAGATATGGACAAATGGGTGGGAAGTTGATAGAAATTCCTCCATTCTGGATAGTTCTCTTGCTTTTGAATCatttggatatggtggaatatGAGAATTAAGAAAAGCAAATTCCTTGTGGTTCTTTCCCTTCTTGGGTGGGAGTTGGAGTTATTCATTagagaataaaaggtaaagaaagGTTGCATGTAACTAAGAAGGCTATAAACAGTGCCCTCTTACAAAACTAACAGGTTCAGGGTTGGAAGACCTAGCTATTTAACCAAAGAATATAAAGTTTGAGAATTTATGTTGCATCCTACTTGTGTTCCATGAAGGGTCAATATCTACTGGTACTTTAAGCTCAACCTGACTGGCCAACCAGTGTTCAATTACCCATTAATTTTTTCGACGTGAAACTCTTCATTAAGGTAGAAATATGCCAAGAAATAACAACTAATGTTGGCCAAAAAGCATATTAGACAGCGTACAATTACTCTgtggaagcatatgaaattcataCTTTCATTGTTCAACTTGctctttgaatttattataagatTATTCCATCTAAAAACTGTATCAAGAATATATTTTTCAGACTTAACAAATCTCTAGTACCACTTCATTAATAGCCTGGTATACAAGGAATTACTCTTCATGAGAAACACTTGTACAAAACCCAACAAGTGTTCCTTGTGCTACCATTGGCTCTGCTAAGCTGTGATTTATGTAACATTGTTCTCAAAAGGAAAAAAGTATGAATCATGTAACATTAAATCATCAGATAGGTGGATTGAAGCAGAACAATCACTTATTTGCTCCCCACAACAGGCATCATCACCTATTCCATTCGCTTTCCTGCTATTTATTCTACAGTTCTGAACTATTACACCAACTCGTGCTCATGTGCTTTTATAGATAAATGACAAATGAATACATTGGCTCATGGATGTAGACTATACTGCATTATTGTCAGTTTCAACCAAGTATTTAATGCATGTTGTGAAGATAAACAACAGCCTGTGATCAAGGCTAGTGGGAAAATATTACTTTTCTTTATATATttcactggataaacacagtagTCCAAAAACTGAGACGGATCTTAGAACTGCCAAAAGTTTTACCACTATAGTTTACTTTTGTACATTAATTGCTCACAACAAAAGCAAAAGCAGAAGCAACCTTAGACTAATGTACACTAATTCTAGTGGCCAGCATTAGAATTATTTCTATTGCTTCATTGTTTCAGAGCTTTCTTTTTTCAGCTAGAGCCAGAGGGCACCTGCATCTCGCAGCAGAGGGACAAGTTTGCCGGCAAGGTGAAGGGACATCACCCTGTCCGTGGATCCAATAAGCTTGCCACCAATGAAAACAACCGGCACCGGCGGGGAGCGTCCCATAAGCTTGGCTAGTGCCCTCTCCATTTCTCTTCCTCTGGGGTCCTCATCGAGCTCATGGACAGCAGCATTAACACCAAGGTCACAAAAGAGCCTCTTGATAGTGTGGCACATGCAGCATGTGCTCAGACTGAAGATCACCACCGCCTTTTCTGACGCCGACCTCATCACCCTGTCCATCTCAACACCTGAAGTTGAATTAAGTGAAAGATGGAGATTTAATTccgatgtgttggtgcaaaatctAGTCATTTGAGGAAGTTGGACTTACTTTGTAACAAGTACAACGAGAGTGGAATGCACGAAGTATCGAAATTTTGCGAAGGAAGAGCCCGAAACCGATGGAAAGGATAGTGTAAGGAGAAGAATGAGGATTAGAGAAGGGAAAAAGAGGCTGGAATTCAGGAAAAGAAGACTGAGGAAAAGGCAATGGAGAGAACTGAGCTTGGGATGTGAGTGGAGATGTGAGAAGGCTAAAGAGAGCTAATGAGGAAAAGCTTTGATGCAATGATCAAGGAAGGACTTGGGAGTGTGGTGGATTTGAGCTCATGGAGTGACGTTTATATAGGCCTAAAAGAGAGGTGCGCGGGTGTCCCCGTGACCATTGCTTTCAAAAGTGACTCCAGTTTACCACCGCCCGTGTTTTTGGTCAGAGACCGATTCGTCTTGAGCTGCAAATTGGATGAGGTCAACCTGCCCTTTCAACCGCACACAGAGATCTTTTTTCACCAAGCTATACATGTAGGAAGATTGGATCTTGGCATGTgccagaaagagaaaaaaaacaaGGTTTCAATGACAAAAGATTCCTTATCTCAAAGACGCGCCTCGGTGTTTCTTCCCCAATGCTTTGTATCTATTCTACTCTATCACCCAAATTCCTGAGTCTTGAATGCTCC
Above is a genomic segment from Elaeis guineensis isolate ETL-2024a chromosome 1, EG11, whole genome shotgun sequence containing:
- the LOC105032132 gene encoding putative glutaredoxin-C14; protein product: MDRVMRSASEKAVVIFSLSTCCMCHTIKRLFCDLGVNAAVHELDEDPRGREMERALAKLMGRSPPVPVVFIGGKLIGSTDRVMSLHLAGKLVPLLRDAGALWL